One genomic region from Nitrospira sp. encodes:
- a CDS encoding class I SAM-dependent methyltransferase: protein MTSRWRLPQHDYWSTPFAESLLRHLDLCPGATVLDVAGGHGIPAFYVAEQVGSGGQVLSIDVSAGQVARARSIQGSHLPWLQFECVDLRALPADLPAYDRITGNLSVMFFRPNRFEVIQGLAAHLNPGGQMVLTFPSLGTFDSLWRRVDQEMATLGLLTERRRLEAYIAERPSAEEGREWLDGAGLHRIEVAEYPLEVATGPGQELLHHPLLRGGFLDDVFECFDDQLLAERVMTQVSEDLDGVLPLIAQRCVLAGWKPASGM from the coding sequence GTGACATCCCGTTGGCGTCTTCCTCAGCACGATTACTGGTCCACGCCGTTTGCCGAGTCGTTGTTGCGCCATCTTGATCTGTGTCCCGGCGCCACGGTTCTTGATGTCGCAGGAGGCCATGGTATTCCTGCGTTCTACGTGGCCGAGCAGGTTGGTTCCGGTGGGCAGGTGCTCAGTATCGACGTGAGTGCCGGACAAGTGGCGCGCGCGCGATCGATCCAGGGCTCCCACCTTCCCTGGCTGCAATTTGAGTGTGTCGATCTCCGCGCATTGCCGGCGGATCTTCCCGCCTATGATCGCATCACCGGCAATCTGTCCGTGATGTTCTTTCGCCCGAACCGCTTCGAAGTCATCCAAGGATTGGCGGCTCACCTGAATCCAGGCGGCCAGATGGTCTTGACCTTTCCCTCCCTCGGCACCTTCGATTCCCTGTGGCGTCGGGTCGATCAGGAGATGGCGACGCTGGGGCTGCTCACAGAGCGCCGACGTCTCGAAGCTTATATCGCCGAGCGGCCGTCTGCGGAGGAGGGGAGGGAATGGCTCGATGGAGCCGGCCTCCACCGCATTGAGGTGGCGGAGTATCCCCTGGAGGTCGCAACTGGTCCAGGCCAGGAGCTCTTGCATCATCCGCTGTTGCGAGGCGGATTCCTCGACGACGTATTTGAATGTTTTGATGATCAGCTATTAGCCGAACGCGTCATGACGCAGGTATCGGAAGATCTCGACGGCGTGCTCCCATTGATCGCGCAACGATGCGTGCTCGCCGGTTGGAAGCCGGCTTCCGGAATGTGA